One genomic window of Candidatus Nitrospira inopinata includes the following:
- the smc gene encoding chromosome segregation protein SMC translates to MYLKSLDMLGFKSFVEGKIEFPEGVTAVVGPNGSGKSNVVDAILWVLGEQSTKTLRSEKMEDVIFNGTTLRKPLGMAEVSLTIGGLDRSSVKLEGSTGLPGQLTEFQELMITRRLYRNGESEYFINKTPCRLKDVRSLLLDTRAGSKGHTVIAQGQIDQILNASPRDRRELIEETAGIIRYKKQKAEALRKLDVTQQNLLRVRDVIAEVKKQLNSLERQARQARTYQALQQEARGLEVELLTREFRALRAGLAETETALASCDAKEASIAAEQARVAAELERIRLQAIATNEAIDRIRRAFSDVEHRQGQALTASEVARNRSQLFEQQRQQEAKELDDLAQVEKDLEASREAIEASLSEIGRELKDREAACAELDREVTRLVGQRETAAVEKDRGHQELLRLAVQVANAEQALAQLALRLDEAAKRETLLGSDLADALAQRAAVNVQRESLRLEQGEAGKLVESLREHQELTRRTAAQVAEELRALDEVILRRSEEAAAVDSRLNALQGLVREEMGYGRQGSDEATALKSCGGVGDALAEWLTVPSGLDRAVEAFLGERVHGWVVDEPAVATRAVEFLQEKSLGRGTFIPKQPRWGRAGGRVEEWWTAMAGQPGVLGRAVDLIQTEGDLLAARDSLFDRVVFVESLHDALRFWEQRMWSDQRGPILVTRAGEIVDASGIISGGQAREDRGLLERRREVVDLQRERMVIATALERDKQRRLELQVKAEELSAQMKRVTDDLRGAEMRELALRKDDEASNQVSADLDLKVKHIEADISRNKAAGERYAEEKRAIETQLQQWMIEKADREITLAHMQDRLVEIDGQGRALQERLTEARLLLEGLRAKQEHEQADRARVTQQQTEMNRRRQSLTQHLQELARAIQDSREEQARQEAVFRELSASAAQLSADLASAQERQAQELSVRQTLESGAEEIRRELAAVREARMGVKVRRAQLQTQLNMVESTLSGTYQLEPRTLADGQPTSGDPVAEESESAAPSLARGSDDEIKEQLQKLRERLDRMGPINLAAIREHEELEQRHAFLSTQEEDLSNSIGSLKAIIQRINRTTKDMFASTFEDLQQKFGEVFGQFFPGGRAELRLVEEPPSEDAGEPGDQEPGIDIVAQPPGKRLKSITMLSGGEKTLTAMALLFASFLIRPTPFCLLDEIDAPLDEENIGRFTAVLRDLSQNAQFLVVTHNKRTMAIADSLFGVTMEEPGVSKLVSVRLADLQPTA, encoded by the coding sequence ATGTATCTCAAGTCATTGGACATGCTGGGCTTTAAATCGTTTGTCGAGGGGAAAATCGAATTTCCAGAGGGGGTTACCGCGGTTGTCGGCCCCAACGGAAGCGGAAAAAGCAATGTCGTTGATGCGATCCTCTGGGTCTTGGGCGAGCAGAGCACCAAAACGCTCAGGAGCGAAAAGATGGAGGATGTCATTTTCAACGGCACGACGCTCAGAAAGCCGTTGGGAATGGCCGAAGTCTCGCTGACGATCGGCGGCTTGGATCGATCGTCGGTGAAGCTCGAGGGAAGCACGGGGTTGCCCGGCCAATTGACCGAATTTCAGGAGCTGATGATCACTCGTCGGCTGTATCGGAACGGGGAGAGCGAATACTTCATCAATAAAACCCCTTGCCGGCTTAAAGACGTCCGGAGTCTGTTGCTTGACACTCGCGCGGGGAGCAAGGGACACACCGTGATCGCTCAAGGCCAGATCGATCAGATTCTGAACGCCTCTCCGCGGGATCGGCGGGAGCTGATCGAAGAGACCGCCGGCATCATCCGTTATAAAAAGCAAAAGGCCGAAGCGTTACGGAAACTCGACGTGACGCAGCAGAACTTGCTTCGGGTCCGGGACGTGATCGCGGAGGTGAAGAAACAGCTCAATTCTCTTGAGCGGCAGGCCCGCCAGGCGCGAACGTATCAGGCGTTGCAGCAGGAGGCTCGGGGGTTGGAAGTCGAGTTGCTGACGAGAGAATTCAGGGCGTTGCGGGCGGGATTGGCTGAGACGGAGACGGCACTCGCCTCGTGTGACGCCAAGGAAGCGTCGATCGCGGCGGAGCAGGCTCGGGTGGCGGCGGAACTGGAGCGGATCCGTCTTCAGGCTATTGCGACGAATGAAGCGATCGATCGGATTCGCCGGGCCTTCTCGGACGTAGAGCATCGGCAGGGGCAGGCCCTGACGGCCTCGGAGGTGGCCAGGAATCGGAGTCAGTTATTCGAGCAACAACGGCAGCAAGAGGCGAAGGAATTGGACGACCTTGCGCAAGTCGAAAAAGACCTGGAAGCCTCGCGTGAGGCGATCGAGGCCTCGTTGTCGGAGATAGGACGGGAGTTGAAGGACCGTGAAGCCGCCTGCGCCGAGTTGGATAGGGAAGTAACCCGTCTTGTGGGGCAACGGGAGACGGCGGCGGTCGAGAAGGATCGCGGACATCAAGAGCTCCTCCGATTGGCCGTGCAAGTGGCGAACGCGGAGCAGGCGCTGGCCCAGTTGGCTCTGCGTCTGGACGAGGCGGCCAAGCGCGAGACGTTGCTGGGGTCGGATCTGGCCGACGCGCTGGCCCAGCGGGCCGCGGTGAATGTGCAGCGTGAGTCGCTGCGGCTGGAGCAGGGCGAAGCGGGCAAGTTGGTGGAAAGTTTGCGGGAGCACCAAGAACTGACTCGAAGAACCGCGGCGCAGGTCGCCGAAGAACTCCGGGCGCTCGATGAAGTGATTTTACGCCGGTCCGAGGAAGCGGCCGCGGTCGATTCTCGATTGAACGCCTTGCAGGGACTGGTTCGGGAAGAAATGGGATACGGGCGGCAGGGAAGCGACGAGGCGACGGCGTTGAAGTCTTGCGGCGGCGTCGGGGACGCGCTGGCCGAATGGCTGACTGTTCCATCGGGGCTGGATCGAGCCGTGGAAGCATTCCTCGGCGAGCGCGTGCACGGATGGGTGGTCGACGAACCGGCTGTCGCGACGCGGGCCGTCGAGTTTCTGCAGGAAAAATCGCTGGGACGCGGGACGTTCATTCCAAAACAGCCTCGATGGGGACGGGCGGGCGGGCGGGTGGAGGAGTGGTGGACGGCGATGGCGGGACAGCCGGGTGTGTTGGGGCGCGCCGTCGATTTGATTCAGACGGAAGGGGATTTGCTTGCCGCTCGCGACAGTTTGTTCGATCGGGTGGTCTTTGTGGAATCTCTGCACGACGCCCTGCGGTTTTGGGAACAACGGATGTGGTCGGATCAACGGGGCCCTATATTGGTCACGCGAGCGGGAGAGATTGTAGATGCCTCGGGGATTATCAGCGGGGGGCAGGCACGCGAAGATCGGGGGTTGCTGGAACGGCGGCGGGAAGTCGTTGATCTGCAAAGGGAACGGATGGTTATCGCGACGGCACTCGAGCGGGACAAGCAGCGGCGGTTGGAATTACAGGTCAAGGCAGAAGAACTGTCGGCGCAAATGAAGCGGGTCACGGATGATTTGCGCGGGGCCGAGATGCGCGAACTGGCGTTGCGCAAAGATGACGAGGCGTCGAACCAAGTGTCGGCCGACCTTGACCTCAAGGTGAAACATATTGAGGCGGACATTTCCAGGAACAAGGCGGCCGGCGAGCGATACGCGGAGGAAAAGCGCGCGATTGAGACGCAGCTTCAACAATGGATGATCGAGAAGGCCGATCGCGAGATAACCTTGGCTCACATGCAGGATCGGCTGGTCGAGATCGACGGCCAGGGGCGGGCGCTTCAGGAGCGGCTCACCGAGGCGCGACTGCTGTTGGAAGGGCTACGGGCCAAACAGGAGCATGAACAGGCCGATCGGGCTCGCGTCACGCAGCAGCAGACGGAGATGAACCGACGGCGTCAATCGTTGACCCAACATCTGCAAGAGTTGGCGCGCGCGATTCAGGACAGCAGAGAGGAGCAGGCGAGGCAGGAAGCGGTCTTCCGGGAACTCAGTGCGTCGGCGGCGCAGCTCAGTGCCGATCTGGCGTCGGCCCAAGAGCGGCAGGCTCAGGAATTGTCCGTTCGCCAGACGCTGGAATCCGGCGCGGAGGAGATACGCAGAGAACTGGCGGCGGTGCGCGAAGCTCGAATGGGAGTCAAGGTGCGTCGGGCTCAGTTGCAGACTCAATTGAACATGGTTGAAAGCACGTTGTCGGGAACCTATCAGTTGGAACCGCGGACGCTGGCCGACGGTCAACCGACGTCCGGCGACCCGGTGGCGGAAGAGAGCGAAAGCGCGGCTCCGTCGTTGGCACGGGGTTCGGACGACGAGATCAAGGAGCAACTTCAGAAATTGCGCGAGCGATTGGATCGAATGGGCCCCATCAATCTGGCGGCCATTCGTGAACACGAGGAGTTGGAGCAGCGGCACGCGTTTCTCTCAACCCAAGAAGAGGATCTCTCGAACTCGATCGGTTCGCTCAAGGCCATTATTCAGCGGATCAACCGCACGACCAAAGATATGTTCGCCTCGACTTTCGAGGACTTGCAGCAAAAGTTCGGCGAAGTGTTCGGCCAGTTCTTCCCAGGAGGCCGGGCCGAACTTCGGCTCGTCGAGGAGCCGCCTTCGGAAGACGCCGGCGAGCCGGGGGATCAAGAGCCCGGCATCGATATCGTCGCGCAGCCGCCGGGGAAACGGCTCAAGAGCATCACGATGCTGTCGGGGGGAGAGAAAACTCTGACGGCGATGGCGCTGTTGTTCGCCAGCTTTCTGATCAGGCCGACGCCGTTTTGTCTTTTGGATGAAATCGACGCGCCGTTGGACGAGGAGAACATCGGCCGCTTTACCGCAGTGTTGCGGGATTTGTCGCAGAACGCTCAGTTCTTGGTCGTGACTCACAATAAACGAACGATGGCGATCGCCGACTCTCTCTTCGGGGTCACGATGGAAGAGCCGGGAGTCTCCAAGTTGGTGTCCGTACGATTGGCCGATCTTCAGCCGACCGCGTGA
- the shc gene encoding squalene--hopene cyclase: MNLIRSLISRLSEGLLSTSPGKLSHAMEPSPSPSLRLVSEKMTGLPSLEPATRRATGHAHNQPDAIDDAIRRSQTWFLNRQHAEGYWVAELEADTTLTSEYIMLRRFLDRVDPDREEKAVRYLKATQLPDGGWPIYYGGPSEISASVKAYFALKLTGVSAEEPFMVRAKERILAMGGVVHANVFTKIALALFDQYDWEGVPHMPVEIMLLPKKFYFNVYAISYWSRAVLIPLLIVFAYRPVCRISHEQGIDELYPVPRRTIRYWKYPPFNKDQDWFTPHNFFVALDALLKVYDRMPLRALRRKALKRAADWMLEHMKGTGGLGAIYPAMANSIMALQCMGYDADDPLVVKALREIEELEVYDSVELDGRSVPALHLQPCFSPIWDTALLINAMIESGMPQDHPALQKAAAYLMSRQAKKEGDWIVSSPSAEPGGWYFQFENELYPDVDDSAVVLMGLAKLKMAQAAEQRESIRRGMKWVLAMQGSDGGWGAYDKDNNRVVFNYIPFADHRALLDPSTSDLTGRCLEMLGTLGYDRTHPAVGPALAFLKKEQEQDGSWYGRWGVNYIYGTWSVLAGLRAMGEDPSSPYIRRAVSWLESKQNPDGGWGESCLSYADPAFSGKGESTPSQTAWALMGLMSAGVVDSFSVARGVQFLLRHQMKDGSWEEVRHTGTGFPRVFYLRYHWYCQYFPLWALAMYRNLRARGKTRADELRLHVQAAGSHRTEH; this comes from the coding sequence ATGAACCTCATTCGCTCGCTTATCAGTCGTCTCTCTGAAGGTCTGCTTTCGACGAGTCCGGGGAAGCTCAGCCATGCCATGGAGCCTTCGCCATCGCCGTCGCTGCGGCTCGTTTCCGAGAAGATGACGGGGTTGCCGTCGCTGGAGCCGGCGACTCGGCGTGCAACCGGCCATGCTCACAACCAGCCTGATGCGATCGACGACGCCATCCGGCGAAGCCAGACGTGGTTCCTGAATCGCCAGCATGCGGAAGGATACTGGGTGGCGGAGCTTGAGGCGGACACTACGTTGACGTCCGAATACATCATGCTCCGCCGATTCCTTGATCGCGTGGACCCCGATCGTGAAGAGAAGGCCGTGCGGTACTTGAAGGCCACGCAATTGCCAGACGGCGGCTGGCCGATCTATTACGGCGGACCGTCCGAAATCAGCGCGTCCGTCAAGGCGTACTTCGCCCTCAAATTGACCGGCGTTTCGGCGGAAGAGCCGTTTATGGTTCGAGCCAAGGAACGCATTCTGGCCATGGGCGGCGTGGTGCATGCCAACGTCTTCACCAAGATCGCCTTGGCGCTGTTCGATCAATATGATTGGGAAGGCGTGCCGCACATGCCCGTCGAAATCATGTTGCTGCCGAAGAAGTTCTACTTCAACGTCTACGCCATCTCGTATTGGTCGAGGGCCGTCCTGATTCCATTGCTCATCGTGTTTGCGTACCGTCCGGTGTGCCGGATTTCGCATGAGCAGGGTATCGATGAACTGTATCCTGTCCCCCGCCGGACGATTCGCTATTGGAAATACCCGCCGTTCAATAAAGATCAGGATTGGTTTACGCCGCACAATTTCTTCGTGGCGCTTGATGCGTTGCTGAAGGTCTATGATCGGATGCCTCTGCGGGCGTTGCGTAGAAAAGCTTTGAAAAGGGCCGCCGACTGGATGCTCGAGCACATGAAGGGAACCGGAGGGCTTGGCGCCATTTATCCGGCCATGGCCAACTCCATCATGGCGTTACAGTGCATGGGCTACGACGCGGACGACCCCCTCGTCGTCAAGGCGTTGCGCGAGATCGAGGAATTGGAAGTGTACGATTCGGTGGAGTTGGATGGCCGGTCTGTGCCCGCCCTCCATCTGCAGCCCTGCTTTTCTCCGATTTGGGATACGGCGTTGCTCATCAATGCCATGATCGAGTCCGGCATGCCGCAGGACCATCCCGCTTTGCAGAAAGCCGCGGCGTATCTAATGTCTAGGCAGGCCAAGAAGGAAGGAGACTGGATCGTCTCCTCCCCCTCGGCCGAACCAGGCGGATGGTACTTCCAGTTTGAGAACGAGCTGTATCCGGACGTCGACGATTCCGCCGTCGTGCTCATGGGCCTCGCGAAATTGAAGATGGCTCAAGCCGCCGAGCAGCGGGAGTCGATCCGCCGCGGCATGAAGTGGGTCCTGGCCATGCAAGGGTCGGACGGAGGATGGGGAGCGTACGATAAGGATAACAATCGCGTCGTTTTCAACTACATTCCATTTGCGGACCACCGCGCGCTGCTGGATCCCAGTACATCGGACTTGACCGGACGATGTCTGGAGATGCTGGGGACGTTGGGGTACGATCGGACGCATCCCGCCGTCGGGCCGGCCTTGGCGTTTTTAAAGAAGGAGCAGGAACAGGACGGCAGTTGGTATGGACGGTGGGGCGTCAACTACATTTATGGAACGTGGTCCGTCCTGGCGGGCCTTCGCGCCATGGGGGAAGATCCGTCGTCTCCGTACATCCGCCGGGCCGTCTCATGGTTGGAATCGAAACAAAACCCGGACGGCGGATGGGGCGAGTCCTGCCTGTCGTATGCGGATCCCGCCTTCAGCGGCAAAGGGGAGAGCACGCCGTCGCAGACGGCCTGGGCCTTGATGGGATTGATGTCCGCCGGCGTGGTGGATTCGTTCAGCGTCGCGCGCGGGGTGCAATTTCTCCTGCGCCATCAAATGAAGGACGGGTCATGGGAAGAGGTTCGCCATACCGGTACGGGATTCCCGCGCGTGTTCTACCTCCGTTATCATTGGTACTGCCAGTATTTCCCGTTGTGGGCGCTCGCGATGTACCGGAACCTCCGGGCTCGAGGGAAAACCCGGGCGGACGAATTGCGCCTGCATGTCCAGGCCGCCGGGTCGCACCGGACTGAGCATTGA
- a CDS encoding MlaE family ABC transporter permease: MITMLERLGRWTMNVVGEMGRMLIFVVSSVAWLFRPPFRIVQIVKQLHFIGYKSTFVVVLTAAFTGMVLALQGYYTLRKFGSEGLLGSAVALSMIRELGPVLAALMVTARAGSAMTAEIGIMRITEQIDALDTMAVNPLQYLIAPKLVAGLIGVPLLVAIFDVVGIYGGHLVGVELLGVNAGSYWNSIASSVEWKDVYGGILKSISFGLIVSWVCTYKGFYTRMSAEGLGTATTEAVVLSSVLILVWDYFLTSVLL, encoded by the coding sequence ATGATCACGATGCTGGAACGGCTCGGACGCTGGACGATGAACGTGGTCGGTGAGATGGGCCGGATGCTGATCTTCGTGGTTTCGTCCGTTGCCTGGCTGTTTCGCCCCCCGTTCCGGATCGTTCAGATCGTCAAACAACTGCATTTCATCGGATACAAGTCGACGTTCGTCGTCGTATTGACGGCCGCCTTTACGGGCATGGTGCTGGCTCTTCAAGGGTACTACACGCTTCGGAAATTCGGGTCCGAAGGGCTGCTGGGTTCGGCGGTGGCGCTCAGCATGATTCGGGAGCTGGGGCCCGTGCTGGCGGCGCTGATGGTGACGGCTCGAGCCGGCTCGGCGATGACGGCGGAAATCGGCATCATGCGGATTACGGAGCAAATCGACGCGCTCGACACCATGGCGGTCAATCCGCTTCAGTACTTGATCGCGCCGAAGCTTGTCGCCGGCTTGATCGGCGTCCCGTTGCTGGTGGCGATTTTCGACGTCGTCGGCATTTACGGCGGCCATTTGGTCGGTGTGGAGTTGTTGGGTGTCAATGCCGGGTCCTATTGGAATTCCATCGCGTCGTCGGTCGAATGGAAAGACGTGTACGGGGGCATTCTCAAATCCATCAGCTTCGGATTGATCGTCAGTTGGGTCTGCACGTACAAGGGGTTTTACACCAGGATGAGCGCGGAAGGGTTGGGCACGGCCACGACGGAGGCGGTGGTGTTGTCCTCGGTTCTGATTCTCGTGTGGGATTATTTCTTGACGTCGGTGCTGTTGTAA
- a CDS encoding phosphorylase family protein, with the protein MTAEDSASPIDSFPLPGMTPIKRVALFAATSWEIEAVRAAFGTETRQDVARQDVDGTAVLVCKGGTREYWLTKTGIGPEKASRAARKLLMRQPFTLAVSTGFACALVPTEIGALLLGREVIAIEKGDAGRLSVMEIPEDEGDMMIRFAQVSGQANHVGRFVSTDRIVGSATDKRYFARLTGAVGLDMESAALAEEARRARVPFVIVRTVSDLLDEDLSLDFNLFLQPAGWLKGMASVAGHPSRLAGLWRLRRQSRTAAGNLTAFFRRYVGTVAGRFEA; encoded by the coding sequence TTGACCGCCGAAGATTCCGCCTCTCCGATCGATTCCTTTCCTCTTCCCGGCATGACGCCGATCAAGCGGGTTGCGCTGTTCGCTGCGACTTCATGGGAGATAGAGGCCGTCCGCGCCGCGTTCGGAACGGAAACTCGGCAGGATGTCGCTCGGCAGGATGTCGATGGGACGGCGGTCCTGGTGTGCAAGGGAGGCACCCGCGAATATTGGTTGACCAAAACCGGTATCGGGCCGGAGAAGGCCAGCCGGGCCGCCCGGAAGCTGCTGATGCGCCAACCCTTCACCCTGGCAGTTTCAACGGGGTTTGCCTGCGCCCTTGTCCCAACGGAGATCGGGGCGTTGCTGCTTGGCCGCGAGGTGATTGCCATAGAGAAAGGAGACGCCGGTCGGCTCTCGGTGATGGAGATACCGGAGGACGAAGGAGACATGATGATTCGGTTCGCCCAGGTGAGCGGGCAAGCCAACCATGTCGGTCGCTTCGTCTCCACTGACCGTATTGTCGGCAGCGCGACGGACAAACGATATTTTGCCCGCCTCACCGGTGCGGTCGGTCTGGATATGGAGAGTGCGGCATTAGCGGAGGAGGCACGGCGTGCCCGAGTGCCGTTCGTCATCGTCCGCACGGTTTCGGACCTCTTGGATGAAGATCTTTCTCTGGATTTCAACCTGTTTCTCCAACCCGCCGGTTGGTTGAAAGGCATGGCCTCGGTGGCGGGGCATCCCTCCCGATTGGCGGGTCTGTGGCGGCTTCGTCGGCAGAGCCGGACGGCGGCCGGCAATCTGACCGCGTTTTTCAGGCGCTATGTCGGTACGGTTGCCGGGCGATTTGAAGCCTGA